The sequence below is a genomic window from Eubalaena glacialis isolate mEubGla1 chromosome 13, mEubGla1.1.hap2.+ XY, whole genome shotgun sequence.
AGCCCTTAGCCATAGTATCTGCTCAATGTCTTAAAGGTGGGCTCAGTCCCATCTGTGACTCTTTTCTTCAGGGCTGAGGTGTGTGCTAGTCATCAAAGTCTGGAATGTCATCATAGGAGTATCCCCGGTAGCCTTTGGATGCATAGTAGGCGATGCGCAGGTGGTAAAATCCTGGCAGGAACACCAGGATGCCAATGATCAGGACGGGAACGGCCcggtctgccccctggtggcagaAGGAGGCAAACACATCAGTACCACGCaagttataaattttaaaataaaataaagccatggGTCCAATCCATAGATCAGTTATCACATACTTTTCAGAGCACTTTCTTTTGGTAATACACTACCAAGACAAAAGGTTTACATCTCTTTGCCTCCCTATCAATTGCAGAAAAACTACAAAGtactaaaaattataaagaaattatcCATGTTCAACCATAGGTATCTACTTCCCATAAAGAAACCAgagctccttagagaaatggctgtcTAGGAGTTGAGGGGGCAGGGAATGTACAGATGGGCCTGGGATAATCTGCTGGGCCAGAAAACAAGAAAGCTATCAAAGGTTAACCTGGGTCAGCTTTAAAAGACAggagtaggggacttccctggtggcacagtggttaacactccacactcccaatgcagggggcttgggtttgatccctggtcagggaactagatcccacatgcatgatgCAACGaactgccacaactaaggagcccacctgccacaactaagacccagcacaaccaaatgaagaaagaaagaaatatttaaaaaaaaaaagacaggagtaACCTGAAGAGGCTCCTACTGACCAAATATGGGACAATTTATATGCTAAAAAGAATATAGACAGTTGACTGAAGCACAAATATGTAAAAAGATGATAAGCTTACAGTGATACTAACAATTCTTTGGTTACCTTTTGAGGTTGCTAggtgtatttttataaaaatttgataattaaagagaaataatcaAACATTTTTCCTACCTTCACTATACACATTGTATTTCAGGGTAACCAAATAATGGTTTTGATAAAGTTCCAGAAGAATTTTCGCTGACAAACGTGGAAAATGATAGAACTGGATTCATTAGTGAAAAGGGTAATTCATTTTATGATAAATCAATTAGGCTGAAGACACTTGAACCCAGTAATCAATCTTAATATCAACTAAAAATTAGGACAACCATTTTGCGCCTCCTAATGTAATGCTAtagcaatggttctcaaaatgtggtccatggaacaccagcatcacctgggaacttgttagaaatgcaaattctcacgCCTCACCCTAGACCTACAAAACTGGAATCTCTGGGAGCAGGGTCAAGGAACCTGTGTGTTAACAAGTCTGCCAAGTGATTCTGATAGacgctgaagtttgagaacccaTGTGCAATAGCAAATACACAGCACCCCCTATGAAATattctttctaaaacaaaactaaagtaGAACTAAATCTAAGCAAGTCCCTAAATCTAACAGTATGCAAGAAATATGAGGAATAGAAAAACAGGTAAATGCTATCAAGACAACACCCCTAGATTAATGTAAAAACTGTTAGAGATGCACACTTACAGATTTACCAGCAAATGTAAATCTGATATTTGCTTTAGTATACAGGAAAAAAAGTTGGGGATAGATGAAACAAAACATTCATAATTGTTGATGCCTAGTTGTAGATACACGGTGGGGGTTCATATTATTccatctacttctgttttgtttgaAATGTCTGCAATAATAGTGAAAAGAACTCCaaactaaaaaccaaaacaatctaTTAGGTGATTTTCTTAATTAACACCTTTATCCTTATTTATAAAGTAGTCTTTTATAAAGCACACAAGGTGAAGTGATATTTGTTGCATGTGGATCTCACCTCCACTCTCAATTTTTACATCATTAATAGAATCTTGACTATACCCCTGGGATTAACAATGCATGTTGCAATGAAAGTTAACTGAAGGCACAGTCCTGAAGTTAGATGTTCAAATTTAGACAGCACCAAGCATGCCTCTGGTGGCCACATAATAGTTTAGGACCTAAGGCAAATTGGGTACAGGTCTCAAAAGCCAAATGTAGCCATTTTATTGTGACAGTGTTAATATTCCCAGTTTCAAGGATAATGCCCACAGTTTTAGCTCTTGGCTTTGTTCCTTCTGCAGACCAATGTGACCATCATCCCCTGGCCTGGTGTGTGTTGAAGAACAGATGTGAACTATGGTCAGTATTACTTTAGAACAATTTAGATGCTGTATATAAGCATCTGTATACAATCCAAAAGAAAGAACCACCAAAAACTACTTTAGGTTTCTAAGGTATCATACTGAAGCTCAATAGGAACTCCAACCAAATCCAATTTAAGAAAGATCTGATCTATGAGCCAAAAGTCCTGGCTGGGTCAGTGGCCCCAGACCTATATAAGCCTCACTGCTTCTCCCCAAACACTAACTACAGTAGTATAACTGCAAAGTTATAATAACAGCATTCTACTCCAGTTATAGCCTTTATCAGTCAGGAATGCTCAAAGCTAGGCTCAGTTTTGCTGTTCCAAACTAAGATGGTGGGAAAATTGCCCAACATCTCAGAGGGAAAATTTGCCTACCTGCCACACCCACCTCATAGGAACAGTGGGAGAAGTTTGTTGAAGCTCAAAGGAAGAAATATGTCTTGTTATCTGAgaacaaaatctaaaaaaaaaacccttttctcctttctgctgGCATATGCTGTACTCAATATgaatataaaactgaatataaaaATGTGAGTCCTGGCTCACATTTTAAACATCTCATGGCAATCCCACAAGCCCCTCAGCTTACCCCTTTGCTGATATAGCCTGCCAGCAGGAGGGAGCCTATGATAATGAGGAAGGCACCAATCAAAAACAGCACCGTAGCAAGCGCAATGGCCTTATATGGAATCTTAGGAGGGCTTTTCTTaaactgaaagagaaacaaaaaaagacaaggaagagCATTATGAATATACCAGGGCTCAGACACTTTAAAGCAGAGAGGATAAGAGGAACCAATCTTGGTGTGTCTTGAAGTAAGTCCTACTACCCAATGCAGCtctgggagagaaaggaaaaggactgGCAGGAGATGAAGCTCTAGTTATTGCTCTAACAATAACTTGAGGGAGGGAGTCCCAGAATGTTATTCTTTCTCGTTTTAGTCTCATTCCACAGACCATTCATTGTAccgtaaaaaaaattattttcttacaaaaacaaaagacactTTATGGTCATTCATTGATTAGACATGTTTTTCATAAACGTGTCTTGGCACACGGAAGGCTGTACTAATCTACAAGGATTAAGAGTGTACATCATGCtctggaaaataagaaagaaaataagtgattTCTGGCATTCAGAGTTAACCTGGCATATAgtcaaaggttttaaaaaaaactttttctaaaGCATTAGTTGCCTGCCCCACAAGGCAAATAATCTGCCTTATTAACAAGTTCAATTCAAGGTTAAGACTCAGAGACAAATTCCTAAGGTTTGGCTCATGGTTGTGTCTGACCTAACTGACTGGAAGCTTCCCAGATgcacttaaaaaacaacaacaacaaaaaaaaaaccccaaaactctcTCCTTCAAGTGTGGGTccaaaaagtacaaagaataattgatttgtttatatttaaaaggaTGGGTTCCTGACACTTCCTCTTCGGTCCTGGTTCCACCTAAAATATTCTATTCTAAAGGGAAGTGGGCAAAAGGAGATGCTACACCATTAACTATTTTATAAACAATGATCAGGGTAGGACACAAACTTAATAAatattctctgttttacttaCTGTTTGCCACAAAGAATACCTTTAATAAATTGGATCTCATGACATCAGCAAAGAAGGAAGATTCCCACAATCTGCTGGCTTTAGCAGTTAGTTTCTCCTTTAAAAGATGAACTGGTGGTTTTGACTGAAGTGTAAACAAACTGATGAcacagtctttaaaaaattctacttaACAAAAGACAATCTGATTATTTCCAGATAAACTACACAGAATTTGCAACTACTGAACTCTGGCATTACAACTAAAATTTCTTAGACAATATTTATATTGGTTCGAAACTGCTCTGCCAAGGTCCTTCCTTCTGCAGGCTATGGCTGAAAATCTCAGAGCAGAGTTTCTTTCCTGCTGCTCCCTCTAATATCTAGGGACAGTGAGCAAAACCTCTACCTGGAAGGTTTCCCTGCTAACTCAGCAGAAACAGAGCCAGCCAATCTCATCAGGTCCCTTCTGCATTTACCTGAAGGTCAATGTAGCCATCGTCTGTACTGGAGAGCCTTGAGTATTTCACTTTACTACTGGGGATTCCAGTAGCCAGGTTGGTACGAGACGGCATCATAACACGCTGACACAGTTACAgtctgaaaacaaagaaaagtattATTGTCTGCAGGCTACAACAATGTGTTTGTTATACGTACTGGAGTTCTGGGCTGCAATGTCATACTAGCAACTGGCAATTTAGGGTCCATTGCTCTTAGAACCTGATATTCATTTGACAAGTGAAAGCATTCTCATTATGCATCTACTCTGATTTGTCCTGGTAGAATAAGAATCAAGACATTTGCCAAGAACCAGACCTCATGTTTATGTTGCCACCAATGTTTCTCTGCCTCCTAATTTTTCCAAAGTCACATGGTGAGTAGATGAAAGGGTGGTGACTTAAATCCAAGTCCATCTGGCATTTCAACCATTCTGCTATAGTATAGTATTGCTTGTCCCCCGTCCCTGCTTCCAGAAAAAGCAAGAGGAGCGTATACTCAAGTGATTCTCTTATTTgtcagggagagaggagagagggtgggAAATGGAATACATTCACATCAGCATTTTGCCTATTTCCCTCTGATAGATATCATCCTTTTAATACAAAAGATCTGTAAAACTTCTTGTTGTAAATTTGGATAAGCTACTGGCTACCAGTGTTGTACCAGGGTCCTCTGATTTGCCTGCCTCTCTGCTCCACCCCAAGCACTGAAAGCAGCGATTGCACTTTCCAGGTTACTTCTACagctacattaaaaacaaacaaataaacaaaaaaccctgaataaaTACCTGGTTTTTGTTCAAAATAGTCAAAGCTGACTCCAGTAATGAAATCACGGTTATTATGTCACCAGTTTAAACACAGTAgataagattaaaaaacaatgacaTTTAAATTGAAAAACATTTGTAATTTGTGTACTTTTCCTCCATAAAATCACAAAGTTATGTGAATGAAACAAGTAAATTTTGATCATGAAGCTATTTGATTTCTAAAAGTGaaacatatctttaaaaaaagaaaattaagtatttCAATAAgggcaacataaaaaaaaaacataaaacataaagacCGGCCTTCCTCTGGTATGACATTTTGcaaataatcatcatcattataatgGCAGTTAACAATTACCTAGTATTAAGTGACGggtactgttttaagtgctttatatatactTAAAACTGAATGTTAATGAGCTGTTTCAACTGGCCCGCAGTCAACCTAAATTAACTAGCATTATAAAGGAATTGGTGCTAAATGCTCATGTCCCTTTTTAGTAATTATATACTGGAGCAGAAATCAAGTATTGAAAAAATAAGAGTATGCTTACTTACATGCTTTTCTAAAAGGGTTAGATCAAATTCCATCAAATACTATGTTTTTAGGTGTTGCGATCCCGACTACACGATAATCTAAATTTAATTCTATAAAACTTAAAGTCCAAACTACCAATAAGTGGGGGGTTTGAGAGCATTTAATCACCTCTGATTTGTATTAgtcttaaaaaaatagtttacatACTCTGACATTAACTTCATACACCGCATCAAAACATAAAAAAGCGCAGGGCGTGAAGGAGAGGGGAGACGAATGCTTATTGGTAGCAAAGAGTAATAATCCTaaaagaggggaaaggaaaaaagtaaatcaaTGTTTTCCGGTACCAGCCCAAGTTCCCAACAGGCTTTTTTACCAGCCTCAACGCAACCCCAAAATTTCCTCAGCACTTGAATGCTGCAAGAATTTTGAAAGCATCagcaaagcacttagcacagtgcctcgcACTACGCGCCTCTACACACTACTTCCCTGCCCGCCTCCAGACCGAGCCAACAAGAGAAATAAGGACCAACATGAttttagaaggaaaacaaaatccaGTTTCTGGAAAAAGGCCAGCCGTGCCCCGGGAAGGCGAACGCTCCACACCGAGGACGCGGGGCTTGATTTCGGCAGGGAGCGCAGTCTGGGCCACGCCGCGAACCTGAGTCGAGCTCTTCCGCCCACGCCCCGCCGCACGCACGCCTTACCGGAGCCCGGGCCAGGCCGCCCGCGCGCAGACAGCTAGCTCACGGTTCGCAGCAGGCGAGCCGGAGACCTCACAGTACGCCTCCCCCACTGCCTCCCCGCCCCAGACCAGCTGGGAGCCGGAAATGGCGTGTCGGAAGGCAGCACGCCGGACGTGGCGTCACCGGGAGCGACACCTCCTCGTTCCACTCCCCGTCCGGTTTCG
It includes:
- the TMEM230 gene encoding transmembrane protein 230 produces the protein MMPSRTNLATGIPSSKVKYSRLSSTDDGYIDLQFKKSPPKIPYKAIALATVLFLIGAFLIIIGSLLLAGYISKGGADRAVPVLIIGILVFLPGFYHLRIAYYASKGYRGYSYDDIPDFDD